In the Pygocentrus nattereri isolate fPygNat1 chromosome 19, fPygNat1.pri, whole genome shotgun sequence genome, one interval contains:
- the srprb gene encoding signal recognition particle receptor subunit beta: MEEKVDLDLEDFSSEPLFDYLVKEVERDPTFLIGVFVAIAAVIITIVFWKFFVSTQTKSNSVLLVGLCDAGKTLLFSRLLSGRFTRTQTSINESSASYRAKNERGTTWTLVDLPGHESLRPQFVEKFKASARALVFVVDSAIFQKEVKDAAEFLYSLLTDGVVVKNAPTLLVACNKQDITMAKSAKLIQQQLEKELNTLRVTRSAALSSQDGSIGAAVHLGKRGKDFEFSQLPIKVEFVECSARGSKGEEGDADIEALEMSLAKL; encoded by the exons ATGGAGGAGAAAGTTGATCTGGACTTGGAGGATTTTTCTTCCGAGCCGCTTTTTGACTACTTGGTCAAAGAAGTGGAGCGAGACCCGACATTTCTAATCGGGGTGTTCGTCGCCATAGCGGCTGTTATAATAACGATAG tgttttggaAGTTTTTCGTCAGCACCCAAACAAAAAGCAATAGCGTTCTACTGGTGGGTTTGTGTGATGCAGGCAAAACTCTTCTCTTCAGTCGG ctGCTGTCAGGAAGATTCACAAGGACACAGACGTCTATCAATGAAAGCAGTGCGTCCTACAGGGCAAAAAATGAGAGG GGTACCACCTGGACTCTCGTTGACCTCCCTGGTCATGAAAGCCTGAGACCTCAGTTTGTGGAGAAGTTCAAGGCGTCTGCCAG AGCACTCGTTTTCGTGGTGGACAGCGCAATCTTCCAGAAAGAGGTGAAGGATGCGGCTGAGTTTCTCTACTCTCTGCTGACGGACGGTGTGGTGGTCAAGAATGCCCCGACGCTGCTGGTTGCGTGCAACAAACAAG ATATTACCATGGCAAAGTCGGCCAAACTGATTCAGCAGCAGCTGGAAAAAGAGCT GAACACTCTGAGGGTGACTCGCTCTGCGGCGCTTAGCTCTCAAGACGGCTCCATCGGGGCTGCGGTGCACCTTGGGAAAAGGGGGAAGGACTTTGAGTTCTCCCAGCTGCCCATAAAAGTGGAGTTTGTGGAGTGCAGCGCCCGCGGCAGCAAGGGGGAAGAGGGGGACGCCGATATCGAGGCTTTGGAGATGAGTCTGGCTAAGCTGTGA